taccaAAAcgtcacaaaaagaaaaaaaaaattacattattttcttccCCTTGTTATATGatcaaaaattttgaagaaaaaaaagtgtgtgtgtgtgttttttctAAGAGAAAATTTAGGGTTTCTTGAAAATGATTCAAGGTACAAGTAGTAGTGCTAATAATCCACAAAACATAccattatattcatcaaatcatcatcctaataataatattcaagaagatatattttcttcttcttcttcttcttatcaacaaaattcatttttattcaacTTATCTCTTCTCAAAGAGAAGGTTCATCAAGTTCAATCACTTGCCACCAtgttcattactccggataatCAAACGATTATTCACCCTCCTCCTGAGTCAATATCTATGATCATCGCGAATATGGGAACTTTGATCCAAGAAATCATCACAACTTCTTCTTCCCTCATGTTTTCTTGCCAAAAGATTGTCCTCGACTCTACCTCACTCAGTCAAAATTCAAGTAGATATCGCGAACCATCTCAAAATGATGTTGGTCATGGTCAAGGTCAAGGTCAAGTTGATCATTTGCTACAAGATTATGATTGGTATGTGGATAATTACAATTCTAATTGTAACACACATGAAGATAACAAAAACCATGTTACTAGTAGTAGTACTATTATAGCTAGTAGTACTATTAGTCATGATAATTACTATAGTAAAGAATTTGGAAAAAAGGAATTATTATTGAGTACTTCAAAAGGTAAAGTTGtgaatgaagaaaataattatgatattgtTGAGTTAGATGCATCTGATTTATTGGCAAAGTATACACACTATTGTCAAATTTGTGGTAAAGGGTTTAAAAGAGATGCAAATTTGAGAATGCATATGAGGGCTCATGGAGATGAATATAAATCTAGTGCTGCATTGAGTAATCCTATGAAGAGAATCAACGATTTAACGAGTGATGGATCGTTGAAATCAAGTAGTAACACGATTAAATATTCGTGTCCTCAAGAAGGTTGTAGGTGGAACAAGAAGCACGCGAAGTTTCAACCATTGAAATCAATGGTGTGTGTGAAGAATCATTACAAGAGAAGCCATTGTCCTAAAATGTATGTGTGTAAGAGATGCAACAAGAAGAGTTTCTCTGTTTTGTCTGATCTTAGAACTCATGAGAAACATTGTGGTGATTTGAAATGGCAATGTTCATGTGGTACTACTTTTTCAAGAAAAGATAAGCTTATGGGGCATGTATCTTTATTTGTTGGACACACTCCACTTATAAAACAAAGTGCAAGATAGCTagtgcaacaacaacaacgataAGTCGATAACATATATCAGAGTAGTTCTACGAGTACTTATGCTTGACGAGGGTAGAGCATACACATGTCATATACTATCTTTAACCCCTGGGGTAAAGAGATTGTTTACGAAAGATCCTCAGCTCATATGAGCTAACTAGCTAGTAGATtttataatttacttaattGATTTGTAATTGTAATGCACCTATTTTTTGTTGCAAAATGTTGATGTGCTTGTAATTTGATGAATCAATGTGAAAATTAATTATCCTAGCTTGAAAAATATATCATGCCCTTGTGAAATATGAGAAATATAGTATAATAACTTTGTATATTAAACTTATATTGCAACCCTACCTAGTTGCGTATTCTAATGAACAGTGAAGATAAAACTTTGAATCTAAAATCTCTATATGCTTTGGTGCCATGTTGAATTTAACTTGGTAAATGTTTCAATATTTATTCACTTATTAGTTGTTCTGTTATGtacctttttaattttaatttcttttgtattGAAGTGCTTTGATGAAGTTGAAAAATGTGTGTAGCTTGAAAGACATATTCTACCTTGTGAAATATGATTAATAACAGTAACGTATAgctttataatattatatatgtattttcgATATGATAAAAGATATTTGTGAGACTTGAATTCAGATTAAAATATTACCACATATGAACACTTTATAACTAAAACCATAATAAGGCTATAGAAATGACACATCGTAAATTTTGCTAAATAgatataaaagataaattttgcTACATATCTTAAATACAATTCATCATTAATACGTGCTTTCAGGGATATAAAAaacgataaaaaaataaaatttccgAAAATTCACAATAAATTGATATTTAACCGTTAAATTATTCCTTTCATCAAACGGCAAATATCAACGATCCGCGCAAACTACATTTAACCAATAAAAATCACCCACGTGGATCCTTCAAAACTAAATCTCAGCCGTTCTTTCTACATTTAAATCAACGGTCCAAAATCACGATCCGCGTCAATCCAAAGCAGCCAATCAAAACTCAAACCTCAAAACAACAAACTCTATAAATTCTCcgccttttcttcttcttccctccATCAACAAACTCAATTTTCTCAATTCAAATCTCTTTTTCACTCACAACCCATTTTCAGATTCTCAATTTCAGTTCCAATGGCACCAAAAGCAGAGAAAAAGCCAGCAGAGAAGAAGCCAGCTGAGGAGAAAAAGGCTGAAAAAACCCCAAAAGCAGGGAAGAAGTTACCAAAAGAATCAGGTTCTTCTGGTGCtgataagaagaagaagaaatctaAGAAGAGTATTGAAACCTACAAGATCTATATCTTCAAGGTTCTGAAACAAGTTCACCCAGATATTGGTATCTCAAGCAAATCTATGGGGATTATGAACAGTTTCATCAATGATATATTTGAGAAACTTGCTCAGGAGTCATCAAGATTGGCTAGGATTAACAAGAAGCCTACAATTACTTCAAGGGAAATTCAGACTGCTGTTAGGCTTGTTTTGCCTGGTGAGTTGGCTAAACATGCTGTTTCTGAAGGAACTAAAGCTGTTACTAAGTTTACTAGTTCTTAGATGTAATGGGTGCTTTTCGGTTATTGGTAATTTGGAGAATGTAAAGGTAGTTGCTTTTTGTTGTACTTGAATTTAACAGTAATGAATATGAATGGATGTGTTTTTCTCCAATGTGATTTGTAGCTTTTGTGTTTTGTGCTGTTTCTGAGTAACAATACTTACAAATCAAATATCTGCTATTTATAGAGAAAGTTCTTAGATGATATGTTTAGTCAATTTCAGCATGTACATAATCAACAAAGATGAAATTTTTCTGTAATTCGTGTAGAATGTATGCTAATCCAGCACTTATAATTGCTAATGAACCCAATATAATTCGTAGGTTAACATCTGCAGGGATGCCTGCAGATGCACAGCATACCACTACTGAGCCAATCAGTAACTTTTGTAACTTCTCGAATGTGTAGTAAGCCTTTTTGCAAGATGAACATTTGAGTGTATGTTGTTCGAATCTGTCCATCATCTGTAAAGTTGTGAAGATTCAGAATTAGTAACagttcaagaaaatatttgattgtttGTATGCTTGTTTGGGATTGAGgcgtagtagtagtagtagttgtATGCTTTTGGTGGCAATGAAAGTTTGGTATTAGTGAAAATGGATCATAGGAAGAGTAGCAGATTGGAGTTCTGAGAATCGGTACCTGGCGTTTGGATAAGACAGTAGATGGCAGTGGTTGGTTGTCTGTGCTACCAAACCATTCAGGTTGACTATTGCCATGCCGTCTAAGCCAATTTCGGAATGCCAAGACGAAACGATCAGCTTGAGTAGgtgtaaatgtgagttttgtatACTCTTTGTTGACATCAGTACCATTTTCTTTCGACTTTGAAAGAAAGACTTTTTCTTGACCTTGAAGAACAATCATATCCCCGTCATACACCTTATTTGAAGTCCAGTGTTCTTGCCATCTTGGAAAAACCTATTGCCAACACATCATGAAAATTCTTAGAcgttatgataatatattagCATGATAATATATTGCTAACCAAATATTATTACCTGCCACCAAGCAGGCCCAGGCACTGTAAACTGGAAGAAGTTTCGAGCACTACAAACAATTGACCTGGTCTTTCCTGGTGCCATAGGTACATTAAAGGAACAAATCCATATCACCCACTTCTGATCACCCACGATTGGAAGCTTTGTGTCGATCTCTATTCTGGAAAATTTTCCAATGAGATCTTAGTCATACTATGCAAATAGTTGCAGCATGGATGGAGctaacatttacatataaaacGTAATTCATACAAAGATATAAAGACATGTATACCAACAACAAAGCGAACTTCCATCTATTGATGCGCAAAGCCTTGTACAAACCATGCACCTGGTCTGGAAAGCTATACCTTAAAGAACCCGACTTGAACAGGATATAATGCCCACAACCATAAGAGTATAGATACATAATGCTACTAATGTCTCGTTTTGTTAGCAGATAACAGACTCTGTGAAGTAGGAGAAAGAGAAATGTGATGCAAGCATATCTACCTAAAGATGATTAATTTATACATGATTGCTTGCCTTGATAGTCAAGAAATTTGATCTACTTTAGGATGATGAACTTACTTATTCATTGAGTAACAAGGTGCGACAAATTTTGCAGTAATTTTTGGTTTATCATTGTTCGCACCAGCAAAACCCCAAGGTCCAGATGCCTCCATCTTGAATGGCAAGGGCTTTGCTCTGTCTCGCCTTCCAGTAACCTGTAAAATATCAACAAGTAAGTTAAGAGACATGTGTTGTTGGACACCAAGCAAGCAGCAGCAGTATCACTCTAGTAAAAATGCACATCTATATATACACCGTATTCTGTTATCTGATACATGAAGCCCTTTGCTAATAATAAAGTCGTTTAGCGACTGAAAAGATGAAAGCTCTACTTCAGATCTTTCTGAAATTTATATTTACAGATAGATACACACAACATTGTCTGTAAAGGTTATTTTAAGGATCGTCTGGCACGCTGTTCAGTATCTAGACTCCAGAGAGCCTAATCCTGTCAGCTGAATATGAAGCAACATCCAGAGTCAAAACATGTTATTCAGCATCCACACTCCGGATAGCCTAATCCTATCAGCTTCATCTTTTAAGATGGTAAGATCGAAAAACTATCCATAAATTGATAAAAGTAGCACTGAAGTCATAAGAGTGATAGTTAAGATTCCCATGGCGTACTTCTACCTATTGCTCTCCAAGTATGGCTTTTACCTAATAATTGCACAGAAAGTAAGGTTATGAAAACTTGTATAAAACAATGAGCAACACTCAAAAGCTACACCTTTATACCGTTCCAGATAAAGAGAAAATCCTCCAAGGAACGACCTTATATATGTTTTGGCCAAGCACAGCGAGCTACTTGGCTTAAGAGTTCAAAAGTTCACTTTTTTCACATGTGAAACAGTTTGAGTTCATATTTTCATGGAAATCAAAAACCAAACAACCCGTAGCTTATGAGAACTCAGAACTAACCCTGAAGACTATTCATTTTTAGCATGTAAGGATAAAACCTTAGGTCTGAAAGTGGATTCTTAACTATATTAGAAGCCAAAAAGGAATGAAAATGTTGCAAAAAATACCTTGTGGTGTGCAAAATCAATGTGAGAAGGATCAGAGACGTTCTCCATGAGAGTGTCATAGCCATAAAACAAATCACGCTGAATTGTCACAGTTGCAAACTCAGGCTTATCAAAATCTTCAGGCAACCTACAAATATCCCattaaacaacaaatttaaatcCCACTAAAAGTATACTCAAGTCTACCAACTATAATATCTTGATCAACGCGATAGGTAGGGGAATGGGATTCGATTCTTCAACCACACATGCAGGG
The DNA window shown above is from Solanum lycopersicum chromosome 11, SLM_r2.1 and carries:
- the LOC543677 gene encoding lethal leaf spot 1-like protein, whose amino-acid sequence is MVSSLLLPTPQILSISSSLQSSLPFKPHNFLQITRKKNTLISSPLRVAAPPTTTTATEEEEKLDSKSSDIEDTENDEQDSSSKFSWRDHWYPVSLVEDLDPSLPTPFQLLNRDIVIWFDKSGSQWVALDDKCPHRLAPLSEGRLDENGDLQCSYHGWSFNGCGSCTRIPQAASQGPEAKAFQSPRACATRFPTMVSQGLLFVWPDENGWERAQATKPPMLPEDFDKPEFATVTIQRDLFYGYDTLMENVSDPSHIDFAHHKVTGRRDRAKPLPFKMEASGPWGFAGANNDKPKITAKFVAPCYSMNKIEIDTKLPIVGDQKWVIWICSFNVPMAPGKTRSIVCSARNFFQFTVPGPAWWQVFPRWQEHWTSNKVYDGDMIVLQGQEKVFLSKSKENGTDVNKEYTKLTFTPTQADRFVLAFRNWLRRHGNSQPEWFGSTDNQPLPSTVLSKRQMMDRFEQHTLKCSSCKKAYYTFEKLQKLLIGSVVVCCASAGIPADVNLRIILGSLAIISAGLAYILHELQKNFIFVDYVHAEID
- the LOC101263182 gene encoding protein SENSITIVE TO PROTON RHIZOTOXICITY 2, with product MIQGTSSSANNPQNIPLYSSNHHPNNNIQEDIFSSSSSSYQQNSFLFNLSLLKEKVHQVQSLATMFITPDNQTIIHPPPESISMIIANMGTLIQEIITTSSSLMFSCQKIVLDSTSLSQNSSRYREPSQNDVGHGQGQGQVDHLLQDYDWYVDNYNSNCNTHEDNKNHVTSSSTIIASSTISHDNYYSKEFGKKELLLSTSKGKVVNEENNYDIVELDASDLLAKYTHYCQICGKGFKRDANLRMHMRAHGDEYKSSAALSNPMKRINDLTSDGSLKSSSNTIKYSCPQEGCRWNKKHAKFQPLKSMVCVKNHYKRSHCPKMYVCKRCNKKSFSVLSDLRTHEKHCGDLKWQCSCGTTFSRKDKLMGHVSLFVGHTPLIKQSAR
- the H2B-2 gene encoding histone H2B.2 yields the protein MAPKAEKKPAEKKPAEEKKAEKTPKAGKKLPKESGSSGADKKKKKSKKSIETYKIYIFKVLKQVHPDIGISSKSMGIMNSFINDIFEKLAQESSRLARINKKPTITSREIQTAVRLVLPGELAKHAVSEGTKAVTKFTSS